One Carassius auratus strain Wakin chromosome 4, ASM336829v1, whole genome shotgun sequence DNA segment encodes these proteins:
- the LOC113060088 gene encoding POU domain, class 3, transcription factor 2-like has product MATAASNHYSILTSSSEHGSMQQTQPPQSYRDAHSLLQSEYTTLQSSGSTLGHAHQWLTAALSHGGEGSPWPASPLGEQDIKPVEELQHSPRQAHLVQQSQQHHEAGTWRATTMPSMSSTNGQSLIYSQSGYGEPGMHHEENHSPHLSEHGHPQSLHSDEDTPTSDDLEQFAKLFKQRRIKLGFTQADVGLALGTLYGNVFSQTTICRFEALQLSFKNMCKLKPLLNKWLEEADSTSGSPTSLDKIAAQGRKRKKRTSIEVSVKGALESHFLKCPKPGASEINSLAESLQLEKEVVRVWFCNRRQKEKRMTPQNGPMPGNEDVYEDDSPHHGAQTPVP; this is encoded by the coding sequence ATGGCGACCGCGGCGTCCAACCACTACAGCATCCTCACATCCAGCTCGGAGCACGGCAGCATGCAGCAGACGCAGCCGCCGCAATCCTACAGAGACGCGCATAGCCTTCTGCAGAGCGAGTACACCACCCTGCAGAGCAGCGGCAGCACGCTTGGCCATGCGCACCAGTGGTTGACGGCGGCGCTGTCTCACGGGGGAGAGGGGTCGCCGTGGCCCGCCAGCCCGCTGGGCGAGCAGGACATTAAGCCGGTGGAGGAGCTGCAGCATTCGCCGCGGCAGGCGCATCTCGTGCAGCAGAGCCAGCAGCATCACGAGGCAGGCACCTGGCGCGCCACCACCATGCCTAGCATGAGCAGCACTAACGGCCAGAGCTTGATCTACTCTCAGTCCGGGTACGGAGAGCCGGGGATGCACCATGAGGAGAACCACAGCCCTCATCTGAGCGAGCATGGTCATCCGCAGAGCCTGCACTCAGACGAGGACACTCCGACCTCAGACGACCTGGAGCAGTTCGCCAAGCTGTTCAAGCAGCGCCGGATCAAGCTGGGTTTTACGCAGGCGGACGTGGGGCTCGCGCTGGGCACCCTCTACGGCAACGTATTCTCCCAGACCACCATCTGCAGGTTCGAGGCGCTCCAGCTGAGCTTCAAGAACATGTGCAAACTCAAGCCCCTGCTGAACAAATGGCTGGAGGAGGCGGACTCCACCTCGGGAAGCCCGACCAGCCTGGATAAGATCGCGGCGCAGGGGAGGAAGAGGAAAAAGCGGACCTCTATCGAGGTGAGTGTCAAAGGGGCCCTGGAGAGCCATTTCCTCAAGTGCCCCAAACCCGGCGCGTCGGAGATCAACTCGCTGGCGGAGAGCCTGCAGCTGGAGAAGGAGGTGGTCCGGGTTTGGTTCTGCAACCGGCGGCAGAAGGAGAAGCGAATGACGCCCCAAAACGGTCCGATGCCCGGGAACGAGGATGTGTACGAGGACGACTCGCCTCACCACGGCGCTCAGACACCTGTTCCGTGA
- the LOC113056285 gene encoding failed axon connections homolog, which translates to MYWRVGFAWSRSCALELGLNKSFSLGLSGSEEHLSLYGYIIAYPLQEYGGIMSALGFDSWWRKTLYITGGALLAAAAYLLHELLVIRKEQELDSEDAIILHQFARPKTGAPSLSPFCLKIETYLRMADLPYQNYFDGKLSPQGKMPWIAYNKEQVFGTEFIINFLEEKLGVNLNSSLSPQEKAISRAIIKMVEEHFYWTIAYCQWVDNVEETQKMLATNGPLSDLLSWILSQVTGSIVKREMYGHGIGRFSKEEVYSLMEKDMRTLATFLGNKKYLMGPQLSTVDAAVFGHLAQAMWTLPGTRPEQLIKGEFINLAMYCERIRRKFWPEWFVDVDDLYYDGLSEEPDSPSQLPDLGLYSRSGSFQEQENSLSHHDTPSPDSDATGHSLFDSDMDTECSDMEQLK; encoded by the exons ATGTACTGGCGCGTCGGCTTCGCCTGGAGCCGCTCCTGCGCGCTTGAGCTGGGCCTGAACAAGAGCTTCTCGCTCGGCTTGAGCGGCTCCGAGGAGCATCTGTCGCTGTATGGGTACATCATTGCCTACCCGCTGCAGGAGTACGGAGGGATCATGTCTGCTTTAGGATTTGACTCCTGGTGGAGAAAAACGCTCTACATCACCGGGGGCGCCCTGCTCGCCGCCGCTGCCTATTTACTACACGAGCTGCTTGTCATtag GAAGGAACAGGAGTTGGACTCTGAAGACGCCATCATTCTGCATCAGTTTGCCCGGCCCAAAACTGGAGCCCCTAGCCTGTCCCCCTTTTGCCTGAAGATAGAAACGTACCTGCGGATGGCGGACCTTCCCTACCAG AACTATTTCGATGGGAAGTTGTCTCCTCAAGGGAAGATGCCGTGGATTGCGTATAATAAGGAGCAGGTGTTCGGGACAGAGTTCATCATCAACTTCCTGGAGGAGAAGCTCGGCGTGAACCTCAACTCCAGCCTGAGTCCTCAGGAGAAAGCCATCTCACGCGCCATCATTAAGATGGTGGAGGAGCACTTCTACTG GACGATCGCATACTGTCAATGGGTGGACAATGTGGAGGAGACGCAGAAGATGTTAGCCACAAACGGGCCGCTGAGTGACCTGCTCAGTTGGATCTTGAGTCAGGTGACCGGCAGCattgtgaagagagagatgtACGGCCACGGGATCGGACGCTTCTCCAAAGAGGAGGTTTATTCTTTGATGGAGAAAGACATGCGCACTCTTGCCACATTCCTTG GCAATAAAAAGTATCTAATGGGCCCGCAGCTCTCCACAGTAGACGCTGCTGTATTTGGTCATCTGGCTCAGGCTATGTGGACTCTCCCAGGAACGCGTCCGGAGCAGTTAATCAAAG GTGAGTTCATCAACCTGGCCATGTACTGTGAGCGAATCCGCCGAAAATTCTGGCCAGAGTGGTTTGTAGACGTCGACGACCTTTACTACGACGGACTGAGCGAGGAGCCGGATTCTCCATCCCAGCTTCCGGATTTGGGTCTGTACTCGCGCAGCGGCAGCTTCCAGGAACAGGAAAACTCTCTATCGCACCACGACACGCCGTCACCGGACAGCGACGCCACCGGACACTCTCTGTTCGACTCGGACATGGACACCGAATGCTCGGATATGGAGCAGTTGAAGTGA
- the LOC113060094 gene encoding cyclin-C: protein MAGNFWQSSHYLQWVLDKQDLMKERQKDLKFLTEEEYWKLQIFFANVIQALGEHLKLRQQVIATATVYFKRFYARYSLKSIDPVLMAPTCVFLASKVEEFGVVSNTRLISAATSVLKTRFSYAFPKEFPFRMNHILECEFYLLELMDCCLIVYHPYRPLLQYVQDMGQEDMLLPLAWRIVNDTYRTDLCLLYPPFMIALACLHVACVVQQKDARQWFAELSVDMDKILEIIRVILKLYEQWKNFDDRKEMATVLNKVPKPKPPPNSETDQSSNGSQNSSYSQS, encoded by the exons ATGGCAGGGAACTTCTGGCAGAGCTCACATTA TCTGCAGTGGGTTCTGGACAAACAAGATCTGATGAAGGAGAGACAGAAAGATCTCAAGTTCCTCACAGAGGAGGAATATTGGAAGCTACAGATATTTTTTGCCAATG TGATTCAAGCTTTGGGGGAACACTTGAAACTCAGGCAACAGGTCATTGCCACGGCAACGGTGTACTTTAAGCGTTTCTACGCCAG GTACTCTCTGAAGAGCATAGACCCTGTGCTGATGGCCCCCACTTGTGTGTTTCTGGCCTCTAAAGTAGAG GAATTTGGTGTTGTTTCGAACACGCGCCTTATTTCAGCAGCAACATCTGTGT TGAAAACAAGGTTCTCTTATGCCTTTCCAAAGGAGTTTCCCTTCAGAATGAACCAT ATCTTGGAGTGCGAGTTCTACTTACTGGAGCTCATG GACTGCTGTCTGATCGTGTACCACCCTTACAGACCATTACTGCAGTATGTGCAGGACATGGGTCAGGAGGACATGCTGCTGCCGCTGGCTTG GAGGATAGTGAACGACACCTACAGGACAGACCTTTGTCTACTTTATCCTCCGTTCATGATAGCACTGG cctGCCTGCATGTGGCCTGTGTGGTGCAGCAGAAAGATGCCAGGCAGTGGTTCGCTGAGCTGTCTGTTGACATGGACAAG ATCCTGGAGATCATCAGGGTGATTCTGAAACTCTATGAACAGTGGAAGAACTTTGATGATAGGAAGGAAATGGCTACTGTGCTCAACAAGGTGCCCAAACCCAAACCCCCTCCTAACAG TGAGACTGACCAGAGCTCAAACGGGAGTCAGAACAGCTCGTACAGTCAGTCCTAG
- the LOC113056294 gene encoding desmin-like isoform X2 gives MSHSPDRMSSYRRHFEGGLSSASTLQVRVSSPSPTRGAVRHRSASCSRRALSGTRKSRMTSSVSMGALCLGMGLGVTGGAVDLDAAAAENQAFLSTRTSEKKEMVVLNDRLAVYIEKVRSLEQSNKLLEAEIDGIKSHHVKPSGLRLLYEDQLRELRRIADQMKVQRDLAVAAKDAMAGQLEMVKVKYEEAVEARKKAEFEIEAFRPDVDAATSARIALEKRLENLEVELEFLQRIHKKEIEELMAQIYGSVAKVDVAFSLPDLASALKQIQAQYDSIAAQNLQEMDAWYKAKFQDLNKATSRHVETARSVREEITAYKREIQNKQRELDALKNRNEALLLQIKEAQERHKKEEEELQIRIDTLKEELKSIKGKIALLLREYQDLLNVKMSLEIEITTYRKLIEGEDSRLSSMVSGLSLMSVSAGMVSDVFGAAAAHSGAVSSAASEKMLSSSTTVDHNHHESLEEFTHEQAVEMTERKTVLIS, from the exons ATGAGTCACAGCCCAGACAGGATGTCTTCCTACCGCCGCCACTTCGAGGGTGGCCTGAGCTCCGCTTCCACGCTTCAGGTGCGGGTCTCCAGCCCTTCACCCACCCGAGGAGCAGTGCGCCACCGCTCCGCCAGCTGCTCCCGCAGGGCGCTCTCCGGGACCCGCAAATCGCGCATGACCAG CAGTGTGAGTATGGGAGCGTTGTGTCTGGGCATGGGTTTGGGGGTCACTGGAGGCGCAGTGGACCTGGACGCTGCAGCCGCTGAGAACCAGGCTTTCCTCAGCACACGCACCAGTGAGAAAAAGGAGATGGTCGTCCTCAATGACCGCCTGGCTGTATACATCGAGAAG GTGCGCTCTCTGGAGCAGAGCAACAAGCTGCTGGAGGCAGAAATCGATGGCATTAAGAGCCACCATGTGAAGCCGTCCGGTCTGCGACTGCTCTATGAGGACCAGCTGAGGGAGCTGAGGAGGATTGCTGACCAGATGAAAGTCCAGCGG GATCTGGCGGTAGCAGCAAAGGATGCCATGGCAGGTCAGCTGGAAATGGTGAAGGTGAAATACGAGGAGGCTGTGGAGGCCAGGAAAAAGGCAGAGTTTGAAATTGAAGCCTTCAGACCG GATGTGGATGCAGCCACATCCGCCCGAATTGCCTTGGAAAAACGGCTGGAAAACCTGGAAGTGGAGCTTGAGTTCCTGCAGAGGATTCACAAAAAG GAAATCGAGGAGCTGATGGCTCAGATTTATGGATCAGTGGCTAAAGTAGATGTGGCCTTCTCTTTGCCCGATCTGGCATCTGCCCTCAAACAGATCCAGGCTCAATATGACAGTATCGCCGCTCAAAACCTGCAG GAGATGGATGCTTGGTATAAAGCGAAGTTTCAAGATCTAAACAAAGCAACATCACGGCACGTGGAAAcagcgaggagcgtcagagaggaaaTCACAGCCTACAAGAGAGAG attcaGAATAAACAGAGAGAACTGGACGCTCTTAAGAACAGGAATGAAGCACTTCTGCTCCAGATAAAGGAAGCACAGGAGAGACACAAGAAAGAAGAGGAGGAGCTACAG ATCCGTATTGACACTCTAAAGGAGGAACTGAAGTCTATTAAGGGGAAGATTGCACTTCTACTGAGAGAATACCAGGATCTGCTCAACGTTAAGATGTCGCTGGAGATTGAAATCACCACATACAG GAAGCTGATAGAGGGAGAAGACAGTCGCTTGTCCAGTATGGTGAGCGGTCTGTCTCTCATGAGCGTGAGCGCAGGAATGGTCAGCGATGTTTTTGGGGCAGCAGCAGCCCACAGTGGAGCAGTGAGCTCAGCTGCCTCTGAAAAGATGCTCTCCAGCAGCACAACAGTTGACCACAACCATCACGAGTCTCTGGAGGAGTTCACTCACGAGCAGGCTGTGGAGATGACGGAGAGAAAGACCGTCCTCATTAG TTAA
- the LOC113056294 gene encoding desmin-like isoform X1: protein MSHSPDRMSSYRRHFEGGLSSASTLQVRVSSPSPTRGAVRHRSASCSRRALSGTRKSRMTSSVSMGALCLGMGLGVTGGAVDLDAAAAENQAFLSTRTSEKKEMVVLNDRLAVYIEKVRSLEQSNKLLEAEIDGIKSHHVKPSGLRLLYEDQLRELRRIADQMKVQRDLAVAAKDAMAGQLEMVKVKYEEAVEARKKAEFEIEAFRPDVDAATSARIALEKRLENLEVELEFLQRIHKKEIEELMAQIYGSVAKVDVAFSLPDLASALKQIQAQYDSIAAQNLQEMDAWYKAKFQDLNKATSRHVETARSVREEITAYKREIQNKQRELDALKNRNEALLLQIKEAQERHKKEEEELQIRIDTLKEELKSIKGKIALLLREYQDLLNVKMSLEIEITTYRKLIEGEDSRLSSMVSGLSLMSVSAGMVSDVFGAAAAHSGAVSSAASEKMLSSSTTVDHNHHESLEEFTHEQAVEMTERKTVLIRTVKTDEDTFQSDTQERTITISGAADEND, encoded by the exons ATGAGTCACAGCCCAGACAGGATGTCTTCCTACCGCCGCCACTTCGAGGGTGGCCTGAGCTCCGCTTCCACGCTTCAGGTGCGGGTCTCCAGCCCTTCACCCACCCGAGGAGCAGTGCGCCACCGCTCCGCCAGCTGCTCCCGCAGGGCGCTCTCCGGGACCCGCAAATCGCGCATGACCAG CAGTGTGAGTATGGGAGCGTTGTGTCTGGGCATGGGTTTGGGGGTCACTGGAGGCGCAGTGGACCTGGACGCTGCAGCCGCTGAGAACCAGGCTTTCCTCAGCACACGCACCAGTGAGAAAAAGGAGATGGTCGTCCTCAATGACCGCCTGGCTGTATACATCGAGAAG GTGCGCTCTCTGGAGCAGAGCAACAAGCTGCTGGAGGCAGAAATCGATGGCATTAAGAGCCACCATGTGAAGCCGTCCGGTCTGCGACTGCTCTATGAGGACCAGCTGAGGGAGCTGAGGAGGATTGCTGACCAGATGAAAGTCCAGCGG GATCTGGCGGTAGCAGCAAAGGATGCCATGGCAGGTCAGCTGGAAATGGTGAAGGTGAAATACGAGGAGGCTGTGGAGGCCAGGAAAAAGGCAGAGTTTGAAATTGAAGCCTTCAGACCG GATGTGGATGCAGCCACATCCGCCCGAATTGCCTTGGAAAAACGGCTGGAAAACCTGGAAGTGGAGCTTGAGTTCCTGCAGAGGATTCACAAAAAG GAAATCGAGGAGCTGATGGCTCAGATTTATGGATCAGTGGCTAAAGTAGATGTGGCCTTCTCTTTGCCCGATCTGGCATCTGCCCTCAAACAGATCCAGGCTCAATATGACAGTATCGCCGCTCAAAACCTGCAG GAGATGGATGCTTGGTATAAAGCGAAGTTTCAAGATCTAAACAAAGCAACATCACGGCACGTGGAAAcagcgaggagcgtcagagaggaaaTCACAGCCTACAAGAGAGAG attcaGAATAAACAGAGAGAACTGGACGCTCTTAAGAACAGGAATGAAGCACTTCTGCTCCAGATAAAGGAAGCACAGGAGAGACACAAGAAAGAAGAGGAGGAGCTACAG ATCCGTATTGACACTCTAAAGGAGGAACTGAAGTCTATTAAGGGGAAGATTGCACTTCTACTGAGAGAATACCAGGATCTGCTCAACGTTAAGATGTCGCTGGAGATTGAAATCACCACATACAG GAAGCTGATAGAGGGAGAAGACAGTCGCTTGTCCAGTATGGTGAGCGGTCTGTCTCTCATGAGCGTGAGCGCAGGAATGGTCAGCGATGTTTTTGGGGCAGCAGCAGCCCACAGTGGAGCAGTGAGCTCAGCTGCCTCTGAAAAGATGCTCTCCAGCAGCACAACAGTTGACCACAACCATCACGAGTCTCTGGAGGAGTTCACTCACGAGCAGGCTGTGGAGATGACGGAGAGAAAGACCGTCCTCATTAG AACAGTTAAGACAGACGAGGACACCTTTCAAAGTGACACACAAGAACGTACCATCACTATCTCTGGTGCTGCAGACGAGAACGATTGA
- the LOC113060102 gene encoding phosphoacetylglucosamine mutase-like encodes MAQFEEVSQKSELHPKPEGLMLQYGTAGFRTHAKHLDHIMFRMGLLATLRSKKTKSTIGVMVTASHNPEEDNGVKLIDPMGEMVTAVWEGYATQLANAEQDSLLKELKDIIEKEDIDMSQPASIYVGKDTRPSSASLSQAVLDGVSSLGGKTHDYGLVTTPQLHYMVCCCNTNGCYGSPTVEGYYQKLSQAFLQLTQNASNRTDDQKRLLVDGANGIGALKMREMEPFLRSELQVVLSNDGSSGKLNHMCGADYVKVQQKAPQGMNMGVGERCCSFDGDADRIVFYYTDSKGCFHLLDGDKIATLISTYLKELLTQAGLNLQIAVVQTAYANGSSTRYLEDIMKVTVCCTKTGVKHLHHAAQEYDIGVYFEANGHGTVLFSKAAQKQIQELLKDSNTNDERKRAVKLLESTINLINQTVGDAISDMLVIEAVLAIRGMSVQDWDAIYTDLPNRQLKVTVSDRRVIDTTDAERRAVTPEGLQDAIDSLVKKYKSARSFVRPSGTEDVVRVYAEADTQENADSLAHEVSLAVYRLAGGVGDEPKPLH; translated from the exons ATGGCTCAGTTTGAGGAAGTATCTCAAAAGTCAGAGCTGCATCCGAAGCCGGAGGGCCTTATGTTGCAGTATGGCACAGCTGGATTCCGCACTCACGCCAAACATCTGGATCACATCATGTTTCGCATGGGGCTGTTGGCAACTTTGAGGTCCAAAAAGACAAAATCCACCATTGGAGTCATGGTGACTGCTTCTCATAACCCAGAA GAAGACAATGGGGTGAAGCTTATTGACCCCATGGGGGAGATGGTGACAGCGGTGTGGGAGGGATACGCCACACAACTCGCTAACGCCGAGCAGGACTCTCTCCTTAAAGAACTGAAGGACATTATTGAGAAAGAGGACATAGACATGAGCCAGCCTGCAAGCATCTACGTCGGCAAAGACACCAG gCCAAGCAGTGCTAGTCTCTCTCAGGCTGTACTGGATGGCGTTTCCAGTTTGGGTGGCAAAACTCATG ACTATGGTCTGGTCACTACTCCCCAGCTGCATTATATGGTGTGCTGCTGCAACACGAACGGCTGCTACGGCAGTCCCACTGTTGAGGGCTACTACCAAAAACTCTCACAGGCTTTCCTTCAGCTCACCCAGAAC GCCTCAAACCGCACCGATGATCAGAAGAGGCTTCTGGTGGATGGAGCCAACGGCATCGGGGCATTGAAAATGAGAGAAATGGAGCCGTTTCTTCGCTCAGAACTGCAGGTGGTGCTTTCGAATGACGGCAGTAGTGGGAAACTCAACCACATGTGTGGAGCAGATTACGTCAAAGTCCAGCAGAAAGCGCCTCAAG GTATGAATATGGGAGTAGGTGAGCGCTGCTGCTCGTTCGATGGTGATGCCGATCGCATTGTTTTCTATTACACCGACTCTAAAGGCTGCTTCCATCTGCTGGATGGAGACAAGATCGCTACTCTCATCAGCACATACCTCAAAGAGCTGCTCACACAG gcagGGTTGAACTTACAGATTGCTGTTGTTCAGACAGCATATGCTAATGGGAGCTCAACCCGCTACTTGGAGGACATCATGAAG GTCACTGTATGCTGTACAAAAACAGGAGTGAAGCACCTACATCATGCGGCACAGGAATATGATATTGGGGTGTATTTTGAGGCTAATGGACATGGAACT GTTTTGTTTAGTAAAGCAGCACAGAAACAGATTCAGGAGCTGCTGAAAGACTCGAACACAAACGATGAGAGAAAGCGAGCGGTGAAACTCCTGGAGAGCACCATCAATCTGATCAACCAG ACGGTGGGAGACGCTATCTCAGATATGCTAGTGATTGAAGCAGTGTTGGCCATCAGAGGGATGTCTGTCCAAGACTGGGACGCAATTTACACAGACCTGCCCAACCGCCAACTTAAAGTCAcg GTGTCAGACCGGCGTGTTATAGATACAACAGATGCAGAAAGGAGGGCCGTGACTCCAGAGGGTCTGCAGGACGCCATCGACTCGCTTGTTAAGAAATACAAAAGCGCTCGTTCCTTCGTTAGACCGTCTGGAACTGAAGATGTGGTCAGGGTCTATGCTGAGGCTGACACACAG GAAAACGCTGATAGTCTGGCTCACGAGGTCAGTCTGGCTGTGTATCGTCTCGCCGGAGGAGTCGGAGACGAGCCAAAACCTTTACATTAA